One stretch of Chryseobacterium fluminis DNA includes these proteins:
- a CDS encoding FUSC family protein, translated as MNYSAELKKFVTSQYVYSAIRITLATVLPCLVLAHFGILKEYFLFPLGTSFVALTDQPGPFIRRRNALTFAIFCFVFVAFIASMVMHVKILVFAEIIIFGMFFSLIGVYGQRLAAVGSLSLVVMAIFIDGHLTGADIFKSLLIFASGCIWFLLIFLIVTTIQPYKLASQMIGENYLQLAEFLKIKANYYEKNPDFDKLTTQVIAKQIEIKNLQEETRETVFKTRVIVNESTTTSRLLMLMLLNSMDLHEKLMTSESDYEKLQKSFEDTTILVSIHDYLNLLAEEMTNIGISLQIGTKARPVYDLDEELRNLNHHYFELRNKKISPDNFENFMILRQILMRINEITKEINEIYKVFSQNVKLAKSLSTGLDLRKFMPNEEKLNFRVLRNNISFSSSHFRHALRITIALLIGYSFSLFQFLGIGHTYWILITTVAILKPAYSITKKRNLLRLYGTIVGAVIAYGILHVIHINALLFGILLLSMVMCFSFLKGKYFWAVLFMTIYVFLSFNFLSPGNIDIIFRDRIVDTVIAGLITSLVAYIVLPVWEHTQNLDLMRKSAECNLSYFQSVIAKFLDEKHNLEDYKVKRKNAIISLANLSDNFQRMISEPKNQQKKLEVVHQFVATSHLVTAYTASLSQYVKDNEKYPEIDAEGWSKKIEAEMQQVSNLLNGDTISEVLKMESRIEPEDSSLEDLILKRKTELIENEGYDRRDPDKISHLTELKNIHDVLELIYDVAKEQRKVIENYKNESKNMTTAGTATLQQS; from the coding sequence ATGAATTATTCCGCGGAACTCAAAAAATTCGTAACCAGCCAATATGTATATTCTGCCATCAGGATTACATTGGCTACTGTTCTGCCCTGTCTGGTCCTCGCCCACTTCGGTATTTTAAAAGAATATTTTCTTTTCCCCCTGGGAACCAGCTTTGTTGCTCTCACCGATCAGCCGGGACCGTTTATCAGAAGAAGAAATGCACTTACCTTTGCTATTTTCTGTTTTGTCTTCGTAGCGTTCATTGCCAGTATGGTCATGCATGTGAAGATTCTGGTTTTTGCGGAGATCATCATCTTCGGAATGTTCTTTTCATTAATTGGCGTGTACGGGCAGAGACTGGCGGCAGTAGGCTCACTGTCTCTAGTGGTGATGGCCATATTCATCGACGGGCACCTGACGGGAGCCGATATTTTTAAAAGCTTACTGATTTTTGCATCAGGATGTATCTGGTTTCTGCTGATATTTTTAATTGTTACTACCATTCAGCCTTACAAACTGGCAAGCCAGATGATCGGTGAGAACTATCTTCAGCTGGCCGAATTTTTAAAGATCAAGGCCAATTATTACGAAAAAAATCCGGACTTCGACAAACTGACTACGCAGGTAATTGCCAAGCAGATCGAAATAAAAAACCTTCAGGAAGAAACCAGGGAAACGGTGTTCAAAACCCGGGTCATTGTGAATGAATCCACCACGACCAGCCGTTTGCTGATGCTGATGCTGCTGAATTCTATGGATCTTCATGAGAAATTAATGACCTCGGAAAGTGACTATGAAAAACTTCAGAAAAGTTTTGAGGATACGACCATCCTGGTCAGTATTCACGATTATCTGAATCTGCTGGCAGAAGAAATGACCAATATCGGAATTTCTCTCCAGATTGGAACAAAAGCCAGACCTGTTTATGATCTCGATGAAGAACTGAGAAATTTGAATCATCATTATTTCGAACTCAGAAATAAAAAAATCTCTCCGGATAATTTTGAAAATTTCATGATTCTGCGCCAGATCTTAATGCGCATTAATGAAATCACCAAAGAGATCAATGAGATTTATAAAGTTTTTTCACAAAACGTAAAACTGGCAAAAAGCCTTTCAACAGGATTGGATTTAAGGAAATTCATGCCTAATGAAGAAAAGCTGAATTTCAGGGTTTTAAGGAATAATATTTCTTTTTCTTCCTCCCATTTTCGCCATGCACTGAGAATTACCATCGCTTTGCTGATAGGATACTCCTTTTCGCTGTTTCAGTTTTTAGGGATCGGGCACACCTACTGGATTCTGATTACCACGGTCGCTATCCTGAAACCGGCCTACTCTATTACCAAAAAAAGAAATCTTTTGCGGCTATACGGAACCATTGTCGGGGCGGTCATTGCTTATGGAATCCTGCATGTCATCCATATCAATGCCCTGCTGTTTGGTATTTTGCTTTTAAGTATGGTCATGTGTTTCAGTTTCTTAAAGGGGAAATACTTTTGGGCCGTACTGTTCATGACCATTTATGTATTTCTGAGTTTTAATTTTTTAAGCCCGGGCAACATCGATATTATTTTCAGAGACCGGATTGTTGATACGGTTATTGCAGGTTTAATCACTTCTTTGGTCGCTTATATTGTTCTTCCGGTCTGGGAGCACACTCAGAATCTTGATCTGATGAGAAAATCGGCTGAATGCAATTTGAGTTATTTTCAGAGTGTTATTGCTAAGTTTCTGGACGAAAAGCACAACCTTGAGGATTATAAAGTAAAACGTAAAAATGCTATTATCTCCCTGGCCAATCTTTCGGACAATTTTCAAAGAATGATTTCCGAGCCGAAAAATCAGCAGAAAAAACTGGAAGTCGTTCATCAGTTTGTGGCCACTTCTCATCTGGTGACTGCTTACACCGCTTCTCTTTCGCAGTATGTGAAAGATAATGAAAAATATCCTGAGATAGATGCTGAAGGCTGGAGCAAAAAAATTGAGGCAGAAATGCAGCAGGTCTCCAATCTTCTGAATGGTGATACCATAAGTGAGGTTCTAAAAATGGAAAGCCGCATCGAACCTGAAGATTCATCACTTGAGGATCTGATCCTAAAAAGAAAAACCGAACTCATAGAAAATGAAGGGTACGACAGAAGAGATCCGGATAAAATATCTCATTTAACAGAACTTAAAAATATTCATGACGTTCTTGAGCTGATCTATGATG
- the gldJ gene encoding gliding motility lipoprotein GldJ, translating into MKKLQLFSLIALSSTLALTSCGGGGTNKGGGTKKFVSKTGWKPNEKQGWFFAGKQQKQKGWPGMVYVEGGTFTMGLVKDDVMHDWNNSPRRMQVSSFFIGETEITNYEYREYLTWLKYVFPPSDPSFKEIYNGALPDTLLWDNKLSRNDYNETYFRSPEFDYYPVVGVSWTQANRYCEWLTDRANEKALMQAGIIAKDLYINESNNQGGTAFNMDKFKSNDPEMQGYINEKRMQQKNGIKTTNQRLLSANRSPSSAMVQKFRLPTEVEWEYAALGMAKNREYNQYQGKKPEIELLRGTKGRDRGMFLENFKMGTGDYSGIAGWKNDGSARTSDVRQYPSNDLGIYGMYGNVSEWTADVYRPIIDEDFSDFNYYRGNMPQAIVRNGDGTYKMVDESNIKYDTLADGRLVYKNLPGQFERETIADYRNYRDGDRQSSLDYRSTSDSVSSSENMYNAPQKRFIVDAAGKVILQKDRKERTSSMTNDIRVIKGGSWQDTAYWLDPGQRRYKDQNKAYGWIGFRVAQDARASDKARTRR; encoded by the coding sequence ATGAAAAAACTACAGTTGTTTTCATTAATAGCATTAAGTTCTACACTTGCATTAACCAGTTGTGGCGGCGGAGGTACCAACAAAGGTGGCGGTACTAAAAAGTTTGTCAGCAAGACCGGTTGGAAGCCAAACGAAAAACAAGGTTGGTTTTTTGCAGGAAAGCAACAAAAGCAGAAAGGTTGGCCGGGAATGGTATATGTAGAAGGTGGAACTTTTACCATGGGATTAGTGAAAGATGATGTTATGCATGATTGGAATAACTCGCCTCGCAGAATGCAGGTAAGCTCATTCTTTATCGGAGAAACAGAAATTACTAACTACGAATACCGCGAATACCTTACATGGTTGAAGTACGTATTCCCACCAAGTGATCCTAGTTTTAAGGAAATCTACAACGGTGCTTTACCGGATACCTTATTATGGGATAACAAATTATCCAGAAATGATTACAACGAAACCTATTTCCGTTCTCCGGAATTCGATTACTATCCGGTAGTAGGGGTTTCATGGACTCAGGCTAACAGATATTGCGAGTGGTTAACAGACAGAGCAAACGAAAAGGCTTTAATGCAGGCCGGTATCATCGCGAAAGATCTGTATATCAACGAATCAAACAATCAGGGAGGTACGGCATTTAATATGGATAAATTCAAATCGAATGATCCTGAAATGCAAGGTTATATAAACGAAAAAAGAATGCAGCAGAAGAACGGTATCAAAACTACCAATCAGAGACTGCTGTCAGCAAACAGGTCTCCAAGCAGTGCTATGGTGCAGAAATTCAGACTTCCTACAGAAGTGGAATGGGAATATGCAGCTTTGGGGATGGCCAAAAACAGAGAGTACAACCAGTATCAGGGTAAAAAACCTGAAATCGAATTGTTAAGAGGAACCAAAGGAAGAGACAGAGGGATGTTCCTTGAAAACTTCAAAATGGGTACAGGAGATTATTCAGGTATTGCCGGTTGGAAAAATGACGGGTCTGCAAGAACTTCAGACGTAAGACAGTATCCATCCAATGACCTTGGAATCTACGGAATGTATGGCAACGTCTCTGAATGGACTGCAGATGTTTACAGACCGATCATCGATGAAGATTTCAGTGACTTCAACTATTACCGAGGAAATATGCCTCAGGCAATCGTAAGAAACGGAGACGGAACTTACAAGATGGTAGACGAGAGCAACATTAAATACGATACTTTAGCTGACGGAAGATTGGTTTATAAGAACTTACCGGGTCAGTTTGAAAGAGAAACCATAGCAGACTACAGAAACTACAGAGATGGTGACAGACAGTCTTCATTAGATTACAGAAGTACTTCGGACTCTGTGAGCAGCAGTGAGAATATGTACAATGCGCCTCAGAAACGTTTCATCGTAGATGCTGCAGGTAAAGTAATTCTACAGAAAGACAGAAAAGAAAGAACTTCTTCAATGACGAATGACATCAGAGTTATTAAAGGGGGATCCTGGCAGGATACAGCTTATTGGCTGGATCCGGGACAAAGAAGATATAAAGACCAGAACAAAGCTTACGGATGGATCGGATTCCGTGTAGCTCAGGACGCCAGAGCAAGCGACAAAGCAAGAACGAGAAGATAA
- the porU gene encoding type IX secretion system sortase PorU: MRQKITILLLINFVSMIYAQRISIEWSGSKVQDFGDTKLTLPNIKNEGLSFSQNNIFILTKQKIGERQIKITNPVWENVSARDLYDLNKDLLPERDISDVDYYYFEGDRYASINVSLLKRVNGRAQRLSSFEISESGSSISNFSTAKVGTTNNPLSSGNFYKIKVDKSGIFKITAQFLSANGINPSSVNPKNFRVYGNGGIMLPEFNQDAKYSALQENAIQVVGEDDGVWNDGDYALFYAQGPDGYNLYNNDNGNGFKRSENRNDYSNNVKNIYEDFSYYYINFDKGPGKRVQAVDVNLPATPLITRYDDYQVTNIDQKNLLKVGRIWVEDTPFTSPKTITFNTKTPIQAGDVVRYRTQAIGFKSQQNSLEFNINNQNPITVVIPANTANSNYDFYLSRYAGTISNLSGTQITFNYKPNITVNPNGTYYFDYVEVQYKQNLTFNGTQMNFRDFSLLSGSNTNYGFSVSNASGMEQIWDVTDITNANRRVNKAAGNATFNFGYIAADQNFNNEFVAFKNDAAFSPQFVGRINNQNLSALQNVDYLIITTPELMGQAQRMANYHQTKNNYNVQIVDTDKIYNEFGSGSRDLTAIRDFITKLNTPLGTLKYVLIVGDASYDYKNRISNNSNVVSSYESEDSADYINSFVTDDYIVMTKPQTSASLSNNMPDVPIGRIPAANNTEAGNMIDKILAYYNNMPGQSTPFGEWRMKLDFVVDDDHDESPSNPVPFHTVMNNTLADVFEQPGSTLLREYNVRKLYLDAFQAQSTAGGQRYPQVNQAISNDIGNSLYLFYFGHGGINGWAQERVLTTDEIQNANNYSNVYSRFPFVSTITCEFTLWDEPATFSAGEQFMKLKQGGPATMITSSRAVGIGYGIDFTNLYTKEIFKLTGDDFNTLGNAHLNAKKLKPGDSNHLKVNLLGDPAMKLSRPQRLMVIDNIETPVPGLIRGLDFVKVKGHINNPNGTINTTFNGRVVINIFDKRLNKKTLNNDGNLAVLNYTEEGSAIVKASGTAVNGVFNVEFYVPKDINYAVGEGRILGYADNKNFDVFNNQAVQVGDINPNGINDNEPPKVKLYMNNTNFAEGGITDQNPTLLACVTDDTGINSTGSGIGHDITVYLDGQIINTVVLNDFYASGEGNGCLSPSLADYQKGNVTYPFRNLAIGQHQLTFKVWDINNNSTTSTLNFEVKNEADQHLIINRPLNWPNPFTNKTYIQFEHNCDDILDVNVQIYTITGKLVRTLSQPVVAEPFLQGFRTPRQAIEWDGRDDFGSTVAKGTYIFKIFAKSQNQEKCKGSATAIEKMVLLK; this comes from the coding sequence ATGAGACAAAAAATTACGATTTTACTCCTAATCAATTTCGTGTCAATGATTTACGCCCAAAGAATCTCTATCGAATGGAGCGGATCAAAAGTTCAGGACTTTGGTGATACAAAATTGACACTTCCTAATATTAAAAATGAAGGACTTTCGTTCAGCCAAAATAACATTTTTATACTAACCAAGCAAAAAATCGGAGAAAGACAGATAAAAATAACCAACCCGGTCTGGGAGAACGTTTCCGCCAGAGATCTGTATGATCTGAACAAGGATCTTTTACCGGAACGCGACATCAGTGATGTTGATTATTATTATTTTGAAGGGGATCGATACGCCAGCATTAATGTTTCTCTGTTAAAAAGAGTAAACGGAAGGGCTCAGCGTTTATCTTCTTTCGAAATTTCAGAATCCGGATCTTCCATCAGTAATTTCAGCACAGCTAAAGTAGGAACCACAAACAATCCTCTTTCCAGCGGAAATTTTTATAAAATAAAAGTCGATAAATCCGGAATTTTCAAAATAACGGCTCAGTTTCTGAGTGCCAACGGGATCAACCCTTCTTCTGTAAACCCAAAAAACTTCAGAGTTTACGGAAACGGGGGCATTATGCTTCCTGAATTTAATCAGGATGCAAAATACAGTGCCCTCCAGGAAAATGCCATTCAGGTCGTCGGTGAAGATGACGGCGTATGGAATGATGGAGACTACGCGCTGTTCTATGCACAGGGACCGGACGGATACAACCTTTACAACAACGATAACGGTAATGGCTTCAAGAGATCTGAAAACAGAAACGATTACAGCAATAACGTCAAAAATATTTACGAAGATTTTTCATACTATTATATTAACTTCGATAAAGGTCCGGGAAAAAGAGTTCAGGCAGTAGATGTCAATCTTCCGGCCACTCCCCTTATTACCAGGTATGACGATTATCAGGTTACCAATATCGACCAGAAAAATTTATTAAAAGTAGGACGGATCTGGGTAGAAGACACGCCTTTCACCAGTCCGAAGACCATTACCTTCAATACAAAAACACCCATTCAGGCAGGCGATGTCGTAAGGTACAGAACACAGGCCATAGGCTTTAAATCGCAGCAGAACAGTCTGGAATTCAATATTAATAACCAAAATCCTATTACGGTAGTGATACCTGCCAATACAGCCAATTCCAACTACGACTTTTATCTTTCAAGATATGCCGGAACCATCTCAAATCTGAGCGGTACCCAGATTACATTTAATTACAAACCCAATATCACCGTAAATCCTAACGGAACGTATTATTTTGATTATGTAGAAGTGCAGTATAAGCAGAATCTTACATTCAACGGGACTCAGATGAACTTCAGAGATTTCTCCCTGCTGAGCGGAAGCAACACAAATTATGGTTTTAGTGTTTCAAATGCATCGGGAATGGAGCAGATCTGGGATGTTACCGATATTACGAATGCTAACAGAAGGGTGAATAAGGCAGCGGGAAACGCTACTTTTAATTTCGGATATATTGCCGCAGATCAAAATTTCAACAATGAATTTGTGGCTTTTAAAAATGATGCCGCCTTCAGTCCTCAGTTTGTAGGCCGGATTAATAATCAGAATCTTTCCGCATTACAGAATGTAGACTATCTTATCATCACCACTCCTGAACTGATGGGTCAGGCACAGAGAATGGCCAATTACCATCAGACAAAAAACAACTATAACGTACAAATCGTTGATACGGATAAGATTTATAACGAATTCGGGAGCGGAAGCAGAGATCTGACAGCGATCAGAGATTTTATCACCAAATTAAATACCCCCCTGGGAACTCTGAAATATGTTCTGATCGTCGGCGATGCTTCTTATGATTACAAAAACAGAATTTCCAATAATTCTAATGTGGTGTCCAGCTATGAAAGTGAAGATTCTGCGGATTATATCAATTCTTTCGTAACGGATGACTATATCGTTATGACCAAGCCGCAGACATCAGCTTCTCTTTCGAACAATATGCCTGATGTTCCGATCGGAAGAATTCCTGCAGCCAATAATACGGAAGCCGGTAATATGATCGATAAAATCCTGGCGTATTATAATAATATGCCGGGACAGTCTACTCCATTTGGAGAATGGCGTATGAAACTGGATTTTGTCGTAGATGATGATCACGATGAATCTCCGAGCAATCCTGTTCCTTTCCATACGGTAATGAACAATACGCTGGCAGATGTTTTTGAACAGCCCGGATCTACTCTGCTGAGAGAATACAACGTAAGAAAACTGTATCTTGATGCTTTCCAGGCACAAAGTACCGCAGGAGGACAGCGCTATCCGCAGGTAAACCAGGCGATTTCCAATGATATCGGAAACAGTCTGTACCTGTTCTATTTCGGGCATGGAGGGATTAATGGCTGGGCACAGGAAAGAGTGCTGACAACAGATGAGATTCAGAACGCCAACAATTACTCGAACGTATACAGCAGATTCCCTTTTGTATCCACCATCACCTGTGAGTTTACGCTGTGGGATGAGCCCGCAACATTCTCTGCAGGAGAGCAGTTTATGAAGCTGAAACAGGGAGGACCTGCTACCATGATCACTTCAAGCCGTGCGGTGGGTATCGGTTACGGTATTGATTTTACCAATCTTTATACAAAGGAGATATTCAAATTAACGGGCGATGATTTCAATACATTAGGAAATGCCCATTTAAATGCTAAAAAATTAAAGCCGGGAGATTCCAACCACTTAAAAGTAAATTTACTGGGTGACCCCGCCATGAAATTAAGCAGACCTCAGAGATTAATGGTCATTGATAATATTGAGACTCCGGTTCCCGGATTAATCAGAGGACTGGATTTCGTAAAAGTAAAAGGTCATATCAATAATCCGAACGGAACGATTAATACGACCTTTAACGGAAGAGTGGTGATTAATATTTTTGATAAAAGGTTAAACAAAAAAACATTGAATAACGACGGTAATCTTGCCGTTTTAAATTATACAGAAGAAGGAAGCGCTATTGTTAAAGCATCGGGAACTGCTGTAAACGGGGTTTTCAATGTAGAATTTTATGTTCCGAAAGATATTAATTATGCCGTAGGGGAAGGCAGAATATTAGGATATGCGGATAATAAAAACTTTGACGTATTTAATAACCAGGCCGTACAGGTGGGAGATATTAACCCTAATGGGATTAATGATAATGAGCCGCCAAAAGTGAAATTGTACATGAACAATACCAACTTTGCAGAAGGCGGAATCACTGATCAGAATCCGACGCTGCTGGCCTGTGTTACGGATGATACGGGAATTAATTCCACAGGATCTGGTATCGGTCATGATATTACTGTATATTTGGACGGTCAAATCATTAACACCGTTGTATTGAACGACTTCTATGCTTCAGGTGAAGGAAACGGATGTTTGAGTCCAAGTTTAGCAGACTATCAGAAAGGGAACGTTACCTACCCTTTCAGGAATTTAGCGATCGGTCAGCATCAGTTGACATTTAAAGTTTGGGACATAAACAATAATTCGACAACCTCTACGTTAAACTTTGAAGTTAAGAATGAGGCCGATCAGCATCTGATCATTAACAGACCTTTAAACTGGCCGAATCCTTTTACCAATAAAACGTACATCCAGTTTGAACACAATTGTGATGATATTCTGGATGTGAATGTTCAAATTTATACCATAACAGGGAAACTGGTAAGAACTTTATCTCAGCCGGTGGTCGCAGAACCCTTCCTACAGGGCTTCAGAACACCACGCCAGGCAATAGAATGGGACGGAAGAGATGATTTTGGGTCGACAGTAGCAAAAGGTACGTATATTTTTAAGATATTTGCAAAAAGTCAAAATCAAGAAAAATGCAAAGGAAGTGCTACCGCTATAGAAAAAATGGTACTTTTGAAATAA
- the porV gene encoding type IX secretion system outer membrane channel protein PorV, translating into MNLTTKLLLGIGLGAGFLGYAQDLSLVRPVLTGAPFLRIAPDARSGGMGDQGVVTSPDAFSQFWNAAKYPFSRTSSSVGLNYTPYMGKLTNDVFLLYGAFHKFLGQEERSTISASIYYFNMGEVDLTQLVGNDVTSMGTSKPNEFSIDIAYGLKLSDSYSMAVTGRYIRSDLAGGFNTDTTLKPANSFAVDISGYYTSPKFSGLGNMDGKINAGFAVQNLGPKLDYTGNEESRSYLPTMARLGVGYDMYLDDMNRVGISVEGSKILVPGSEFVGMDPNTRQPIYAVPNVGVIQGISKSFDNKNSIMYSGALEYSYDNAFAVRTGYFHESEEQGARQFATAGIGLKYRSFGLDISYLINMSKINTALDNTLRFGLTWNIGDETSNVDY; encoded by the coding sequence ATGAATTTAACTACTAAACTGCTTTTAGGAATTGGGTTAGGTGCTGGTTTTTTAGGCTACGCTCAGGATCTGAGCCTGGTAAGACCAGTATTGACGGGAGCTCCCTTTTTAAGAATCGCGCCGGATGCAAGGTCCGGAGGTATGGGAGACCAGGGGGTGGTAACCTCACCTGATGCATTTTCTCAGTTCTGGAATGCTGCGAAATATCCTTTTAGCAGAACAAGTTCTTCCGTAGGATTAAACTATACTCCTTACATGGGAAAACTTACCAATGATGTGTTTTTGCTATATGGAGCGTTCCATAAATTCTTAGGGCAGGAAGAAAGATCTACCATCTCTGCGAGTATCTATTACTTTAATATGGGGGAAGTAGACCTTACTCAGTTAGTAGGAAATGATGTAACTTCCATGGGTACCTCGAAACCAAACGAATTCTCTATTGATATTGCTTATGGTCTTAAACTTTCAGATTCTTACTCAATGGCCGTTACGGGTAGATATATCCGTTCCGATTTAGCCGGAGGGTTCAACACAGATACGACCCTTAAGCCTGCTAACTCTTTTGCGGTAGATATTTCGGGTTATTATACTTCTCCAAAATTTTCAGGTTTAGGAAATATGGATGGTAAAATAAACGCCGGTTTTGCCGTTCAGAACCTTGGTCCGAAGTTGGATTATACAGGAAATGAAGAATCCAGATCTTATCTTCCGACCATGGCCAGATTAGGGGTAGGCTATGATATGTACCTGGATGATATGAACCGGGTTGGAATCAGTGTTGAAGGTTCTAAGATCCTAGTTCCGGGTTCTGAATTTGTAGGAATGGATCCTAATACAAGACAGCCCATCTATGCGGTGCCTAACGTAGGTGTAATACAGGGTATTTCAAAATCGTTCGATAACAAAAACTCTATTATGTATAGCGGTGCGCTGGAATATTCTTATGACAATGCCTTCGCAGTGCGAACAGGATATTTTCACGAAAGTGAAGAGCAGGGAGCAAGACAATTTGCTACGGCGGGTATTGGCTTAAAATACCGTTCTTTCGGATTGGATATTTCTTACCTGATCAATATGTCTAAAATTAATACTGCTTTGGATAACACCCTTCGTTTCGGTCTTACCTGGAATATCGGTGATGAAACCTCTAATGTAGATTATTAA